The proteins below are encoded in one region of Antennarius striatus isolate MH-2024 chromosome 7, ASM4005453v1, whole genome shotgun sequence:
- the ttc39a gene encoding tetratricopeptide repeat protein 39A isoform X3: MKMSGEEETVSNGCSRSDLSLSLEDCMAALDLFLTNRFQEAQDRLRSRAKDSMYHALTYATILEMQAMMTFEPQHILAAGNTMKEAQAICQQHRKKSSFTKSFTEEELHAEVCYAECLLQRAALTFLQDENMISFIKGGIKVRNSYQTYKELHTVLQSSGYTHGDNHGHFVGGVKLGVGAFNLMISMLPTRTLKLLEFVGFSGNKEFGLQQLQEGSAESTFRSFLCNMLLLCYHTFMTFILGTGEGDVEDAEKLLQPYLKKYPKGSIFLFFAGRIEEIKGNLDAAITRFEECCEAQQQWKQFHHMCYWELMWCFTYKRHWKMAYFYADLLSKENSWSKATYAYMKAAYLSMLTPDDCLTFGETAFTLFRQVRGLKQKIAGKSLPTEKFAIRKARRYLSERPIPLPAPPLEMMYIWNGYTVIGKHKDLTEGMLKTLDEAQAKLESYPRTEFFIDDQCLLSLLKGLCLKHLGHQDEAEHYFTLVLCNETLIKYDHYLVPNALLEHGLMCLDQGRKDEAIKLLEAAKQNYKNYSMESRTHFRIQAALHKAKGTGENGLHVPSSP; encoded by the exons agccAAAGATAGCATGTACCATGCCCTGACCTATGCTACCATCTTAGAGATGCAAGCAATGATGACCTTTGAACCCCAACACATCTTGGCTGCAGGAAACACCATGAAGGAAGCCCAGGCTATCTGCCAGCA ACACCGTAAGAAATCAAGTTTCACTAAAAGCTTCACAGAAG AGGAGCTCCATGCTGAAGTCTGCTATGCGGAGTGTCTCCTGCAGAGGGCAGCACTCACCTTCCTTCAG GATGAAAACATGATCAGTTTTATCAAAGGTGGAATAAAAGTGAGGAACAGCTACCAGACATATAA AGAGCTACACACAGTGCTCCAGTCTTCTGGATACACTCATGGTGATAACCATGGTCACTTTGTGGGTGGGGTCAAACTCGGAGTTGGAGCCTTCAATCTC ATGATTTCCATGTTGCCCACGCGGACACTCAAGCTGCTGGAATTTGTCGGTTTTTCTGGAAATAAG GAGTTTGgccttcagcagcttcaggagGGCTCTGCAGAAAGTACCTTCAGGTCCTTCCTATGTAATATGCTGCTACTATGTTATCACACTTTCATGACTTTTATACTAG GCACTGGAGAAGGAGATGTGGAAGATGCAGAGAAACTGCTGCAGCCTTATCTCAAAAAATATCCCAAG GGATCCATCTTCTTGTTTTTTGCTGGTCGAATAGAAGAAATCAAAGGCAACCTGGATGCT GCTATTACTCGTTTTGAGGAATGCTGTGAGGCTCAGCAACAATGGAAGCAGTTCCACCATATGTGCTACTGGGAGCTGATGTGGTGTTTCACATACAAGAGGCACTGGAAGATGGCCTACTTCTATGCTGACCTGCTCAGCAAAGAGAACTCCTGGTCCAAG GCCACCTATGCATATATGAAAGCAGCCTATCTCAGCATGCTGACTCCAGATGATTGTCTCACCTTTGGGGAAACAGCATTCACTCTTTTCAG GCAAGTCCGAGGGCTGAAGCAGAAAATAGCAGGAAAATCTTTGCCAACAGAAAAGTTTGCTATCAGGAAAGCACGTCGCTACCTTTCAGAAAGGCCCattccacttcctgctcctccactG GAAATGATGTACATCTGGAATGGTTATACAGTCATTGGCAAACACAAAGACCTGACTGAAGGAATGCTGAAAACACTGGACGAGGCTCAGGCTAAGCTTGAGAGCTACCCAC GAACTGAATTCTTCATCGATGATCAGTGTCTGCTGAGCCTGTTGAAGGGACTGTGTCTCAAACACCTGGGTCATCAAGATGAGGCCGAACACTACTTTACCCTCGTTCTCTGCAA TGAGACTCTGATCAAGTATGACCACTACCTGGTTCCTAATGCCCTTCTGGAGCATGGCCTGATGTGTCTGGATCAAGGCAGAAAAGATGAAGCTATCAAACTCCTAGAAGCAGCAAA gcaaaattataaaaattactCAATGGAATCACGGACACACTTCCGTATTCAGGCTGCTCTGCACAAGGCCAAGGGGACAGGGGAGAATGGCTTACATGTTCCCTCCAGCCCTTAG
- the ttc39a gene encoding tetratricopeptide repeat protein 39A isoform X4 codes for MAALDLFLTNRFQEAQDRLRSRAKDSMYHALTYATILEMQAMMTFEPQHILAAGNTMKEAQAICQQHRKKSSFTKSFTEEELHAEVCYAECLLQRAALTFLQDENMISFIKGGIKVRNSYQTYKELHTVLQSSGYTHGDNHGHFVGGVKLGVGAFNLMISMLPTRTLKLLEFVGFSGNKEFGLQQLQEGSAESTFRSFLCNMLLLCYHTFMTFILGTGEGDVEDAEKLLQPYLKKYPKGSIFLFFAGRIEEIKGNLDAAITRFEECCEAQQQWKQFHHMCYWELMWCFTYKRHWKMAYFYADLLSKENSWSKATYAYMKAAYLSMLTPDDCLTFGETAFTLFRQVRGLKQKIAGKSLPTEKFAIRKARRYLSERPIPLPAPPLEMMYIWNGYTVIGKHKDLTEGMLKTLDEAQAKLESYPRTEFFIDDQCLLSLLKGLCLKHLGHQDEAEHYFTLVLCNETLIKYDHYLVPNALLEHGLMCLDQGRKDEAIKLLEAAKQNYKNYSMESRTHFRIQAALHKAKGTGENGLHVPSSP; via the exons agccAAAGATAGCATGTACCATGCCCTGACCTATGCTACCATCTTAGAGATGCAAGCAATGATGACCTTTGAACCCCAACACATCTTGGCTGCAGGAAACACCATGAAGGAAGCCCAGGCTATCTGCCAGCA ACACCGTAAGAAATCAAGTTTCACTAAAAGCTTCACAGAAG AGGAGCTCCATGCTGAAGTCTGCTATGCGGAGTGTCTCCTGCAGAGGGCAGCACTCACCTTCCTTCAG GATGAAAACATGATCAGTTTTATCAAAGGTGGAATAAAAGTGAGGAACAGCTACCAGACATATAA AGAGCTACACACAGTGCTCCAGTCTTCTGGATACACTCATGGTGATAACCATGGTCACTTTGTGGGTGGGGTCAAACTCGGAGTTGGAGCCTTCAATCTC ATGATTTCCATGTTGCCCACGCGGACACTCAAGCTGCTGGAATTTGTCGGTTTTTCTGGAAATAAG GAGTTTGgccttcagcagcttcaggagGGCTCTGCAGAAAGTACCTTCAGGTCCTTCCTATGTAATATGCTGCTACTATGTTATCACACTTTCATGACTTTTATACTAG GCACTGGAGAAGGAGATGTGGAAGATGCAGAGAAACTGCTGCAGCCTTATCTCAAAAAATATCCCAAG GGATCCATCTTCTTGTTTTTTGCTGGTCGAATAGAAGAAATCAAAGGCAACCTGGATGCT GCTATTACTCGTTTTGAGGAATGCTGTGAGGCTCAGCAACAATGGAAGCAGTTCCACCATATGTGCTACTGGGAGCTGATGTGGTGTTTCACATACAAGAGGCACTGGAAGATGGCCTACTTCTATGCTGACCTGCTCAGCAAAGAGAACTCCTGGTCCAAG GCCACCTATGCATATATGAAAGCAGCCTATCTCAGCATGCTGACTCCAGATGATTGTCTCACCTTTGGGGAAACAGCATTCACTCTTTTCAG GCAAGTCCGAGGGCTGAAGCAGAAAATAGCAGGAAAATCTTTGCCAACAGAAAAGTTTGCTATCAGGAAAGCACGTCGCTACCTTTCAGAAAGGCCCattccacttcctgctcctccactG GAAATGATGTACATCTGGAATGGTTATACAGTCATTGGCAAACACAAAGACCTGACTGAAGGAATGCTGAAAACACTGGACGAGGCTCAGGCTAAGCTTGAGAGCTACCCAC GAACTGAATTCTTCATCGATGATCAGTGTCTGCTGAGCCTGTTGAAGGGACTGTGTCTCAAACACCTGGGTCATCAAGATGAGGCCGAACACTACTTTACCCTCGTTCTCTGCAA TGAGACTCTGATCAAGTATGACCACTACCTGGTTCCTAATGCCCTTCTGGAGCATGGCCTGATGTGTCTGGATCAAGGCAGAAAAGATGAAGCTATCAAACTCCTAGAAGCAGCAAA gcaaaattataaaaattactCAATGGAATCACGGACACACTTCCGTATTCAGGCTGCTCTGCACAAGGCCAAGGGGACAGGGGAGAATGGCTTACATGTTCCCTCCAGCCCTTAG